TGCTTAACTTTGAATTTGTAATTAACATCATAGACCTTTAATTTTTCATCACTGTATATTGTTACTTTGTTGTCTGTGATCTTAATAAATGAGTTTTTTAAAATGTAATAATCTTCTTCATCTTTGTAAGGATCATAGATTTTAAAAAAGACATTTTCAATGCTGATTAATGAATCATCTTGGATTAGTTCTCATTCATCAATCTGGTTAACATTTAATAAAAAATAAGCTTGGTGATAATGTAAGAACCGATCGTTAAAACGAATGAATTCAATTTCAGAAGGAAGAGTTTTAAAATTGTATTTTGCCATAACTAATCCATGTCTCCATCTTTTTTAGAATCCATTTTAACCAATGACTCATTGCTTCTTGTTAGCATTTGTAGTTCTTGGATTTCAATCTCACGTTTTTGTTTTAAGATTTCACGCCGTAGATTGATTAAAGTTTCATCAAGATCACTAATTGTTTTGTTGTATTTAACCAGGTTGTTTTTAGCAATAATTAATGATGATTCAACCAATAAAGAAGTAACAACATTTCTTAAATAAGAACTGATTTCATTAACAATAAATTCTTGTAAGTTCTTATAAAGTTTATAACGATCAATATCTTGAATAATATTAATTTTGTTTTCGTAATATGATGTGTCTAATTCAAATTCTTTGATTGGTAAGATTTTTAAGAATTTGTTTTTAATCTTATTGGAATTAATTACGAAATTAACATGTCCAATGTCGCCAGCTTCAATCTTTAAACGAATGATTTCAGGAATGGTTTGACTTAATTCTTTGAAATTATTCTCAGGATAATAAGCCACTACTTGCAGCTTGTTTTTATCACAGAATTTCTTAGCATGTTCTCCGATAACAATGAACTGATCTTCATGAACATTTTCTTGTTTTAAGATTGCACGATCATAACGTGAGTAGTTATCAGCTGCTGCGTTTTGGGTTTCGGTTACATAAATTCATAACCGTTTTTTGGCTTCAAAAAAAACATTTTCAACTTTATCTAAAGTTAAGTTAATTAATTTGTTTTTTGAGGGTTCGTATTCTTCATAAAACGAGTTATTCAGATTATATTTTTGGTGCAAAATATCTAGTAAATATTTTGATTCAATACCTCTGGTATAAAAATATTCAAATCGTTTTGATAACTTAAAAATCTTAATTAAAGTAACGTCACGCTTAGATTCAACTAAGGTGTGAATATTTTTTAAACTAGATTGTTTGCGTTCGAGTTTTTTAATATCCATGTTGAACTAAGCGTTGATGATTCCTTGAGAAAATACCACTTTTAATTGGTTAGTTTCTTTAGAAATATAAACTACAATTCCATCAATAACTTCTACTATCTTATGTTCTTCGAATAACTGGTTGTTTAACAATAAATTAAAACGTTCAGTTAGTTTTTTTAATTCAGGATTGTCACTAACTTTTGATGTTAGATTAATACTATCTGTTTGCGATGATTCAGCACTAACGACAACTGGCACTAATTTGTTTCAAGAAAAACGCACATTACGAGTTCATGAGATTACTAAATCATCAAAAATGATTTGGTATCGATTCATGATTGCTACTTTCATTTTTTCTAAAAACTCAACAGCTTCTGGTGATTCTTCTGGAGTATTAGTTTGTAATAAAGTCGTATTAAATAATTGTGCAAATTCCACGAAGTCAGGACTTTGAACGATCGAAATATAATCTTTATTAACAATTTCTGGTTGTAAGTTATCTAACTGTTTCTTTTTCATAATTAATTAGCTCCTGGTTGGTTATTAAGATCATTATTATCACTTGTTTGGTTTTGGTTGATATTGTTTTTCTTCTTCTTAAAGAACACGTTTTTATTGATAACTAAATAAATGAAGTAAATGCTAATGATTACATAAATAAAGTTAACACTTAATACGACAATCAATAAAGCATATAAGATTTGGTTAATTGATAAATCTGAATTAATTGAATATAGTTCGTTATTATTATTAACTAACAAGATGTTGTTAAAAATAATCAAGAACACACTAGCCACAATCACGATTGAAGTGATGCTAAATCCAATCATTAAACCAGCTGATTGTTTATTGGCACTAATAATATAGATCAAACTAACAAACAAGGTAATTAAGCTGATGATTAATAAACTAATGTAGTTATCTGATGTGTTAAAGTTGAATTTCTTAAATTCTGATACTAAGAACAACGCCCACATTAATAACAAACTACCAGAGTGATAAATATTATTAATTACAGGAGTTTTATGTCTTCTTACTAAAAAGAAATAAATTAATCCATAAGCAACAAATAATAACACGCCAACAATTCAGAATCAGTTTTCAGCAACACCAGTTTCAACATTAACTAAACCATTGCTTGGGTATTCATTAGCTGCTAATAATTTAATAATGCCAATGATTAAAGTGATTAATATAATAAAACAAAAACTCATGGCACCATAAGCTTTGTTTTTCAAATCATCATTAATTAATTTAACAAAAACAAGTCTTAGATTTAAGATCGTATATAGGTTAGATAAGATGAATAATGTAATTGTTAAAGTCACATAAACAAATAGTAACACTGCATTATCAATTGATAATCCTGATGTTAATGAATGGATGTAATTAACAACACTATTGTTATTAAATATATATGTTTCTTGTAACTTGGTTTTATCTGGTTGATCACCACTCTTGATTAGTTGATCTAAAAAGATAAACAAGATAATTCAAGCTAATAATTTAAATGAATAACTAATTAAAATGTAAGTTAGATCTTTCTTAGATACTGGTTGAATTTTCTTGTTTAAGAAATATCCAACTAATCAATAAGCATAGTTCAAGATTACCAATAAAACATTTAATGAAACCAAGCCTAATACGGTTGATATACTTGGTGTTTTATCGACCCATCCTAATAATAAAATGCCACTAATTAAAGTTAATGACATGTATAAACTAAATCAAATCCAATAACGCTTAATTCGGTGGTTGATATTAGATACATTTTGATAATTCCATCATAATGAACTAATAAACACTAAGTATAAGCCAATTAATCTTAATAAGATATAAAAGTTAATTCCCGTGACAGTAGAATTAAAAAATTGGAACAGATTGGTAATTAAATAACGATGACTATCTTTATTATAGTCTTTGAGATAATCAACTAAAAATAAGCGATCAACTAACAATATGAAGCTGATGCTAAAGCTAAATAGAACCAAAAAGATTATTAACCGATAAAGAAAAACTAACTTGGTGTTTTGCTTAATCGAAACAACCTCTGATTTTAATGAATAAAAGGTGTTATTGTTTTGAACTTTAAATAATCTTTTAAATTTATCTAGCTTTAATGAGATTTTTTTATCAGACATTTAATATCAACTAAGAAACCAAACGCGATCAATCTACACATTAAAAACAAAGGTTTGGATCTTACTCAAACCTTATCCTATATGAGAATCTTAGAGATCTTTTATTAATCTTAATTATAAGCAATTAATTTAAATAAGACAAATATTTATAATTGCTATGTTGGTTTTTTAACTTCTTTATTTCTTATTATTAAACTTAATATATGACCAAGATTTTAATAACAGACAGCCCAGATGTTGATGAATTAAAACAACAAGAACTTGTAGATCTTGTTGTTATTGAATTCAACCAGGATTGTTTAAATAAGATTAATCAATTAAAAGATAATATTGATCAGATTTATATTTCATTAGCCCATTTTGATAACAAGATGGCTAAGTATGATGATTATGAAGAATTATGAAATGACTTAGGTAATTTCATTGATTTTCATAATCAGTTATTAAAAATCTTTGATGATAATCAAGAGATTTCTTTTATCAATCTATTAAATTACGATAAGCAAGATATTAACTTTAATTATATTTATAACAATGCTTGTTTAAGTATTTATCAATCCTTGAATCTTGAATATTTTCATAAGAATAAATACTTTCATACCAGCTTTTATGATGTGGATAGTAAATACATGGGTCCAATTATTCATAATAGCTTTATTAAGTCTTCTAGAAGTTATTATTATTTTTTAGATAAAAACTTAAAACATTCAAGAATTTTAAAAACTAGATCAAAACAAATCAATAAGGTTGATCACAGTTTAATGGTTGATGATCGCAAGAAAGTTGCGATCATCACTGGAGCTAGTGGTGGTATTGGTTATATGGTGGCTAAGAAGTTGATAAGTAATAACTGAAGGGTTTATTCTTTATCACGCCAAGCTAAAGAAGATAAAGATATTATTTATGTTGAGTGTGATTTAAAAACACCAGCTGATATTAAGAAGAAAGTTAAAGAAATTATTAACAACGAACCATTTATTGATTTGTTAGTTAATAATGCAGGCATTGGGCAATTAAGTTCAATGAATGAAGCTAATTTAGCTGCATTTAAGGATGTTTATAAATTAAATGTGGTGGCTCCAATTGTTTTAAGTAAGTTGCTGTCTGATAAGTTGTCTATTTCTAAGGGTAGTATTATTAATTTAAACTCAATCGCTTCATTCATTAACTTACCTTATGAAGGATTGTATTGTTTATCTAAGCAGTTGTTGTTAAGTTATTTTGATTCTTATTTAGATAATTTTAATAAGAAGGGGATATCGATTGGTAATATTGTGGTTGGGCCTGTTAGATCTAATTTTGAGAAAAACAAACTAACTGCTAATGTTGATGATCGCGCTTTAAAACTTAATGGGTTCTTAGAATGAGAACGTCAAAGGTTTGCAATTCCAACTAAGTGGGTAGCAAATAGTGTTTGTCGTTGGATTAAGAAGAGTAAGAAGAAAACGATTATTATTCCTGACCCTTTAACTCATATATTAAAGTTTGTTAGCAAGATTTCTACTAACAAATCAATGAATCGAACTCTGTATTACAAATACTTATTTAAGTGAAATAAGAAAACTAAAAAATAGATTGTTTAAATGATGAAGCTGCTGCTTTATCAATTATTAAAGTAATATTTTCATTGTTTTTAAGATAACTGGCAGGACAGTCGCTAGTTATCTTATTTTTTACCATGTCATGAATAGCTTGCGCTTTGAGTTAATTTTATTTGTCTAGTTCTACTATCAACTGATGATCCTGGTTGATTAAAAACAACATGTCCATTAGTCCCTAACCTAAAATCATAAAATTAATTCCACCAGCAGCTTTAATTTTGTTTTCGTAATCTAAACAGTTTTAGCAATATCACCATTATCATTTGGATAAGTTTAATTTGTTTTTATTTACATCGATATGATTAAACAAATTATCAAACATAAAGTGATAATAAAACAATTATTAGTTTTATCTATACCAACACATTCATCTAAATTAAATAAATTAACTTTTTTAAATGAAACTTATTATGATCTTTTTTAATAATAATTTACATAAAAAATAGCTATTTTTACCGTGTTTTTTTAATTATTTTATTTTTTTTAACATCAATAAAAACATTAATAATATTATTATTTTATCTAGTTGAACTATGCCTGCTAAATAGCCTTATTTTATACAACCAATATTATTTATTTTTAAATGCTGAGCTGAATCATAAGAAGCCATTTTAATTGCATCGTTTTCTCTATAACCTAGCTTAATTAAATATTTATAAGCATCATGGATTATTATTCTACTTCCAGCTATTGTATTAGTTCCTTTGAGATATAAGTGTGTAAATCAACAATTAATTGATCATAAACATCTTTATTGGTTAATAAAGCTTGAACAATTATGGGTTTTCTAATATCAACACTTACATCGAATTTCATAAACCATAAACTATAGCATCTGTTATTAAAAAAATTATTACTAATT
The Mycoplasma sp. E35C DNA segment above includes these coding regions:
- a CDS encoding MSC_0621 family F1-like ATPase epsilon subunit, encoding MAKYNFKTLPSEIEFIRFNDRFLHYHQAYFLLNVNQIDEWELIQDDSLISIENVFFKIYDPYKDEEDYYILKNSFIKITDNKVTIYSDEKLKVYDVNYKFKVKQYDDKLQEFNNKLSYYESKINLGLNFKELIDYNAIKKEKFFYSLIRNFNLVEKKVNKYEKQK
- a CDS encoding MSC_0622 family F1-like ATPase gamma subunit, which codes for MDIKKLERKQSSLKNIHTLVESKRDVTLIKIFKLSKRFEYFYTRGIESKYLLDILHQKYNLNNSFYEEYEPSKNKLINLTLDKVENVFFEAKKRLWIYVTETQNAAADNYSRYDRAILKQENVHEDQFIVIGEHAKKFCDKNKLQVVAYYPENNFKELSQTIPEIIRLKIEAGDIGHVNFVINSNKIKNKFLKILPIKEFELDTSYYENKINIIQDIDRYKLYKNLQEFIVNEISSYLRNVVTSLLVESSLIIAKNNLVKYNKTISDLDETLINLRREILKQKREIEIQELQMLTRSNESLVKMDSKKDGDMD
- a CDS encoding SDR family NAD(P)-dependent oxidoreductase, coding for MTKILITDSPDVDELKQQELVDLVVIEFNQDCLNKINQLKDNIDQIYISLAHFDNKMAKYDDYEELWNDLGNFIDFHNQLLKIFDDNQEISFINLLNYDKQDINFNYIYNNACLSIYQSLNLEYFHKNKYFHTSFYDVDSKYMGPIIHNSFIKSSRSYYYFLDKNLKHSRILKTRSKQINKVDHSLMVDDRKKVAIITGASGGIGYMVAKKLISNNWRVYSLSRQAKEDKDIIYVECDLKTPADIKKKVKEIINNEPFIDLLVNNAGIGQLSSMNEANLAAFKDVYKLNVVAPIVLSKLLSDKLSISKGSIINLNSIASFINLPYEGLYCLSKQLLLSYFDSYLDNFNKKGISIGNIVVGPVRSNFEKNKLTANVDDRALKLNGFLEWERQRFAIPTKWVANSVCRWIKKSKKKTIIIPDPLTHILKFVSKISTNKSMNRTLYYKYLFKWNKKTKK
- a CDS encoding DUF2714 domain-containing protein, which produces MKKKQLDNLQPEIVNKDYISIVQSPDFVEFAQLFNTTLLQTNTPEESPEAVEFLEKMKVAIMNRYQIIFDDLVISWTRNVRFSWNKLVPVVVSAESSQTDSINLTSKVSDNPELKKLTERFNLLLNNQLFEEHKIVEVIDGIVVYISKETNQLKVVFSQGIINA
- a CDS encoding MSC_0624 family F1-like ATPase-associated membrane protein, giving the protein MSDKKISLKLDKFKRLFKVQNNNTFYSLKSEVVSIKQNTKLVFLYRLIIFLVLFSFSISFILLVDRLFLVDYLKDYNKDSHRYLITNLFQFFNSTVTGINFYILLRLIGLYLVFISSLWWNYQNVSNINHRIKRYWIWFSLYMSLTLISGILLLGWVDKTPSISTVLGLVSLNVLLVILNYAYWLVGYFLNKKIQPVSKKDLTYILISYSFKLLAWIILFIFLDQLIKSGDQPDKTKLQETYIFNNNSVVNYIHSLTSGLSIDNAVLLFVYVTLTITLFILSNLYTILNLRLVFVKLINDDLKNKAYGAMSFCFIILITLIIGIIKLLAANEYPSNGLVNVETGVAENWFWIVGVLLFVAYGLIYFFLVRRHKTPVINNIYHSGSLLLMWALFLVSEFKKFNFNTSDNYISLLIISLITLFVSLIYIISANKQSAGLMIGFSITSIVIVASVFLIIFNNILLVNNNNELYSINSDLSINQILYALLIVVLSVNFIYVIISIYFIYLVINKNVFFKKKKNNINQNQTSDNNDLNNQPGAN